The sequence CCCGAGTGTGGTCCCTATAATTACTGCAAGAATTCCCCATCTTTTGGCTATGATGCTGTTTCTTAGTGAAATTAACAAGAAGTATCACCCTTGATAATTATTCATAGTGCACTGCTGTACCGTACATGGTGACAAGGATAGTGTTTCCCATAGTTCCTCCGAGGTTATGGTAGGCTATTTGAACACCCAGTATGGCATTTGCGCCAAGTTTTTCTGCTTTTTCCTGCATACTTGACAATGCTAATTCCCGTGCTTTTTTTAATTCCTCTTCGTAAGCTGAGGTTCTCCCACCGACAACATCTCTAACGCCTGAAAAAAGGTCTTTATACACGTTTGCACCTAAGAGTGCTTCTCCAGTTACTAGACCAAAGTATTCGCTTATTTTCTTCCCTTCAATATGGGGTGTGTTTAAAATCAGCATTTTTAATCTTCCTTTTAATATATAAACACTAATATCTTCTATAGACTATGGATGGAATTATTTATAAATGTTT is a genomic window of Methanobacterium veterum containing:
- a CDS encoding heavy metal-binding domain-containing protein encodes the protein MLILNTPHIEGKKISEYFGLVTGEALLGANVYKDLFSGVRDVVGGRTSAYEEELKKARELALSSMQEKAEKLGANAILGVQIAYHNLGGTMGNTILVTMYGTAVHYE